Proteins from a single region of Equus asinus isolate D_3611 breed Donkey chromosome 17, EquAss-T2T_v2, whole genome shotgun sequence:
- the LOC139040845 gene encoding olfactory receptor 5D18-like: MLLSERNKTGATFTLLGFSDFPELQIPLFLIFLAIYTVTVVGNIGMIVIIKINPKLHTPMYFFLSHLSFVDFCYSSVITPKTLVNLVVEDRTISFIGCVVQFFFSCTFAVTEFFLLAVMAYDRFVAICNPLLYTFAMSQKLCAVLVVGSYAWGVACSLIFTCSVIKLSFRGFNTINHFFCEFSSLLSLSCSDTYVNQLLLFIFATFNAVSTLLIILMSYGFIIVTILKMHSASGRCKAFSTCASHLTTVTIFYGTILFLYCVPNSKNSRHTVKVASVFYTVVIPMLNPLIYSLRNKDVKDIVSKIILLKHSY; the protein is encoded by the coding sequence ATGTTACtgtcagagagaaataaaactgggGCCACGTTCACTCTCTTGGGCTTCTCAGATTTCCCAGAACTGCAAATCCCtctcttcttgatttttctggCTATTTACACTGTCACTGTTGTAGGGAATATTGGGATGAttgtaataatcaaaattaaCCCCAAGCTACACacccctatgtactttttcctcagccaCCTCTCATTTGTGGATTTCTGCTATTCCTCCGTCATTACTCCCAAGACCCTGGTGAACCTAGTTGTGGAAGACAGAACCATTTCATTTATAGGATGTGTAGtacaattctttttctcttgtacCTTTGCGGTAACTGAATTCTTTTTATTagctgtgatggcctatgaccgttTTGTGGCCATTTGTAACCCTCTGCTCTACACATTTGCCATGTCCCAGAAACTCTGTGCCGTGCTAGTGGTCGGATCATATGCATGGGGAGTAGCTTGTTCCTTGATATTCACATGTTCTGTTATCAAATTATCATTTCGAGGTTTCAACACaattaatcatttcttctgtgaattctcCTCGTTGCTGTCCCTCTCTTGCTCTGATACTTATGTCAACCAGTTGCTACTTTTCATTTTTGCCACCTTTAATGCGGTTAGCACACTACTCATCATTCTCATGTCTTATGGATTTATCATTGTCACTATCCTCAAGATGCATTCAGCCAGTGGGCGCtgcaaagccttctccacctgtgcctcaCACCTGACCACCGTTACTATCTTCTATGGCACCATCCTCTTCCTCTACTGTGTGCCCAACTCCAAAAACTCCAGGCACACAGTCAAAGTGGCCTCTGTGTTTTACACAGTGGTGATCCCCATGTTGAATCCTCTGATCTACAGTTTGAGAAATAAGGATGTCAAGGATATTGTCAGCAAAATAATTCTTCTTAAGCATTCTTATTaa